Below is a genomic region from Drosophila kikkawai strain 14028-0561.14 chromosome X, DkikHiC1v2, whole genome shotgun sequence.
ACCGTCTTCACGCTGGCCGAGACCCATCTCAGCTACGTCGATCCCGTCAACTATCGGCTGTACACGGCCCGGCGGAGCGGCGGCGGTCATCCCTGGCTGCTGAGCCTGATCCGACGATTCTATAAGCAGCGCCAGGCCATGCGGCTGCTCCGCGTCTACCAGTGGCATCATCTCAGCGCCGACGAGGTGCTCGACGAGGTCAGCGAGTGCTGCGAAGCACTGCTGGAGCAGTTGGAGGAGCAGGGACATGGCTGGGAGGGTTACCTGTATGGACCGCAGCCCTGCGAGCTGGACGCATTGGTCTTTGGCCATGTGGTGGGTATAATCAACACGCCGCTGCCCAACCGGGAGCTAACCGAGCTGCTGTACACCTATCCGCGACTTGTGGCCTTTTGCCGGCGCATCGACGCCAGCCTGTATGGGGGGAAGCTGCTAAACGAGAGGGAGGACTCTGGATCTGACACCGAGGAAGAGTGTttccaggaggaggagcagaggCAGGAGGACAAGGAACAGAAAAAGGAGCACGACTAGGTttccaggaggagcaggaggaggagcagaggcaggaggaggagcaggaagagCAGAGGCAGGAGGTTaaggaacaggagcaggagaaggagcagtagaaggagcagcagctggagaagGAGCACGACCAGGAGACAGCACAAAATTAAAGGAGACGGAGGAACAAAGGattcttattgtttttttatttggccaGGGTTCGGGAAGCCAATcaaaaatatgcaaagcaTTTACAATAAAAAGCGGCAGACAAGCCGGCGGATGGAGGAGCCACAGTCCTGGGATTGGAAAGGGCCTGTGGAGCAGGTCGGGCCAGAGATAAGCCAGAGCACAAGGCCATAAAATACAGCAACAGACCAGGGCCGAGACACTGCAAAAAATAAGACGAATTTGCCAAAACTC
It encodes:
- the LOC108070842 gene encoding metaxin-2, translating into MNREQSLTAAFGQSGQAAEKPSLDDQNDQLERPQEQNQDHEELLEEGEQSWPDVVQLHQPPEHSQLLLAERTSCIAVRTYLRLCRLPFAEKTSVHAEFMTQGGRLTGLPMLRLGQFDILAEFEPIVNHVVTTKPSKALGRWLSEEQREDMRAMVNYVETVFTLAETHLSYVDPVNYRLYTARRSGGGHPWLLSLIRRFYKQRQAMRLLRVYQWHHLSADEVLDEVSECCEALLEQLEEQGHGWEGYLYGPQPCELDALVFGHVVGIINTPLPNRELTELLYTYPRLVAFCRRIDASLYGGKLLNEREDSGSDTEEECFQEEEQRQEDKEQKKEHD